Proteins from a genomic interval of Zingiber officinale cultivar Zhangliang chromosome 1B, Zo_v1.1, whole genome shotgun sequence:
- the LOC121968534 gene encoding UPF0047 protein YjbQ-like — MAAKWAQKTVVVPAQRRGCHLITPKIVEEIQQDLSGFKCGLAHLFLQHTSASLTINENYDSDVQSDTETFLNRIVPEGRSAPWKHTLEGE; from the exons ATGGCCGCCAAGTGGGCACAGAAGACCGTCGTCGTCCCTGCTCAGAGGCGCGGATGCCATCTCATCACCCCCAAG ATTGTTGAAGAGATACAACAAGATTTGTCGGGCTTCAAATGCGGCCTTGCTCATCTTTTCC TGCAGCATACAAGTGCTTCTCTCACCATAAATGAGAATTATGACTCTGATGTTCAGAGCGACACTGAAACATTTCTGAATCGGATTGTGCCAGAG GGTCGATCTGCACCGTGGAAGCACACATTGGAAGGTGAGTAA